In Pelodictyon luteolum DSM 273, the genomic stretch TGATGCCGCTCTCAACCGATCCCATAAAGCCGAGCATGCGACGCTCGGAGGAGATAGTCTGTCGAAGCATGATGCCGATTTTGCCGCTTGCCGATGGTGTGATGGAGGCGGTGAACTCCTCGCCTTTCATGCGGATTTCGTCGGCAGTGGCCGGCTCACCCTTCGGTGTATCAAGCCAACGCCAGGTGAAGGTGATGGGTTTCGAGGGGTTCCTGGAGATGATTCCCACCACTTCGGTCCAATCGGAGACCGGGTGGCCTTCAATTGCTGTAATGATGCTTCCCGCCTGTATGCCTGCACCGGCAGCGGGATTGTTTGCAAGCACATCATCGATGACCGGAGGGACGATTGGGCGAATGCCGAACCCGTCCTGGTCACTTACTTCGGACATGAAGTGTTTGGGTGTGGCGAGTGTGGTATCGCGGCCGTGGGAACGGAGAACGGTGAAGACCGGGCTTGATGAGGCGAAGCGTTCAGGGTCGAGCGCCTCTTCCCAGCTCGAGACCGGATGACCGTCAACTGCAATAAAGCGGTCACCGGTCTGCATGCCCATCTTGCTGAACACCGACCCTTCTTCTACAAAGGCGGGGGCCGTGGTGCTGGTTCGGGATTCTCCGAGAGTCAAGGTGACGCCGGTGAAGATGGCTGCTGCCAGCATCATGTTCATCGTCACGCCGCCGGCAAGCACAATGAGGCGCTGCCAGACGGGTTTGGCACGGAACTCCCACGGTTGAGGTTCGCCTTGCCCGAAGTCCGTATCCATGCTTTCATCGACCATGCCGGCAATTTTCACGTAGCCGCCGAGCGGAAAGACCCCGATGCCGTACTCCGTCTCTCCGATCTTCTTTTTCCAGAGACGCATGTCGAAGAAGTCGAATCCGATGTAGAACTTGTCGACACGCATGCCGAAAATTCTCGCCGTGATGAAGTGTCCGAACTCATGGACGGTGACGAGGATGAAGATTGCGACGATGAAAAAGAATGTTGTGCTCAGAACGTCCATGGGTATCAGTTGCTGGAAACTGCCCGGGCTCAGGGCCCGGGATGCTTCCTGGTTTCATTGGTACGCGGATGCGCCTTCGGGGTGCGTTATCCGATGATTGCGTTTGCCGCCCGGCGTGCCCAACCGTCGGCATTGATATACTCCTCGAGCTCTACGGGGGTGTAAGCCTCATGCGCCTGCATGGTTTTGTCAACGGTTTCGGCGATGGCGGTGAAGCCGATCTTGTTGTTGAGGAAGGCCGCGACTGCTACTTCGTTTGCCGCATTCAGCACCGCCGGGTAAGTCCTCCCTGCCTTGAGGGCATCGAAGGCGAGACGCAGCGCCGGGAACCGGACCATATCGGGTTCCTCGAAGGTGAGGGTGCCGATGGTTGCCAGATCGAGTTTCTTGATGCCGCTTTCGCACCGTTCCGGCCAGGAAAGGGCGTAGGCAATCGGGGCGCGCATGTCGGGGGACCCGAGCTGGGCGATCACGCAGCCGTCGATGTACTCGACCATAGAGTGGATGATGCTCTGCGGATGGACTACCACGCCGATCTTTTCGGCGGGCATGTTGAAGAGCCAGTGAGCCTCGATCACTTCAAGCCCTTTGTTCATCATGCTTGCCGAGTCGATGGTGATTTTTGCGCCCATGCTCCACTGCGGGTGCTTGAGGGCCTGCTCGGGGCCGGCCTTCTCCATGTCGGCGAAGGACGAGTTGCGGAAAGGTCCGCCCGAAGCGGTGAGGATGATGCGCTCCACGTCTTCCTGACGGTGGCCCTGAAGCGACTGGAAGATGGCGGAATGTTCGCTGTCGACCGGCAGTAGCCGCACGTTGTGTTTCTTTACGAGATCGGATACCAGCTGTCCTGCGACGACGAGGGTCTCCTTGTTTGCCAGCGCGATATCTTTTCCCGCCTTGATGGCCTTGACGGTGGGGGTCAGTCCTGCAGCACCCACGATTGCCGAGACGACCATGTCGGAGCCCTCGGCGGCAGCAACGGTTCCGGCGCCTTCGATGCCGTGGCATATCTCGGGCAGGTCGGTGCCGAGGAGAGTTTTGAGGAGTTCAGCGGACCCGGCATCACGTACCGATACGATGGAGGGGTTGAACTCCCTGATCTGTTCTGCGAGCATGTTGACATCATGGCCTTCAGCCAGGCCGACAATCTTGAATCGATCGGGGTGCT encodes the following:
- the rseP gene encoding RIP metalloprotease RseP; the protein is MDVLSTTFFFIVAIFILVTVHEFGHFITARIFGMRVDKFYIGFDFFDMRLWKKKIGETEYGIGVFPLGGYVKIAGMVDESMDTDFGQGEPQPWEFRAKPVWQRLIVLAGGVTMNMMLAAAIFTGVTLTLGESRTSTTAPAFVEEGSVFSKMGMQTGDRFIAVDGHPVSSWEEALDPERFASSSPVFTVLRSHGRDTTLATPKHFMSEVSDQDGFGIRPIVPPVIDDVLANNPAAGAGIQAGSIITAIEGHPVSDWTEVVGIISRNPSKPITFTWRWLDTPKGEPATADEIRMKGEEFTASITPSASGKIGIMLRQTISSERRMLGFMGSVESGISQTWKMSAMTVQGFSKIFTGQEDFRKSVGGPIKIAKIASRSAEQGPVSFLYFLAVLSISLAIINILPVPALDGGQFVINAAEGVMGREIPIEVKMRIQQIGMTLLLALFAYILINDILNP
- a CDS encoding 1-deoxy-D-xylulose-5-phosphate reductoisomerase, which gives rise to MRALSILGSTGSIGLSTLDVVRQHPDRFKIVGLAEGHDVNMLAEQIREFNPSIVSVRDAGSAELLKTLLGTDLPEICHGIEGAGTVAAAEGSDMVVSAIVGAAGLTPTVKAIKAGKDIALANKETLVVAGQLVSDLVKKHNVRLLPVDSEHSAIFQSLQGHRQEDVERIILTASGGPFRNSSFADMEKAGPEQALKHPQWSMGAKITIDSASMMNKGLEVIEAHWLFNMPAEKIGVVVHPQSIIHSMVEYIDGCVIAQLGSPDMRAPIAYALSWPERCESGIKKLDLATIGTLTFEEPDMVRFPALRLAFDALKAGRTYPAVLNAANEVAVAAFLNNKIGFTAIAETVDKTMQAHEAYTPVELEEYINADGWARRAANAIIG